The proteins below come from a single Triticum aestivum cultivar Chinese Spring chromosome 5D, IWGSC CS RefSeq v2.1, whole genome shotgun sequence genomic window:
- the LOC123123041 gene encoding elongation factor 1-alpha, translating to MGKEKTHINIVVIGHVDSGKSTTTGHLIYKLGGIDKRVIERFEKEAAEMNKRSFKYAWVLDKLKAERERGITIDIALWKFETTKYYCTVIDAPGHRDFIKNMITGTSQADCAVLIIDSTTGGFEAGISKDGQTREHALLAFTLGVKQMICCCNKMDATTPKYSKARYEEIVKEVSSYLKKVGYNPDKVPFVPISGFEGDNMIERSTNLDWYKGPTLLEALDQINEPKRPSDKPLRLPLQDVYKIGGIGTVPVGRVETGVIKPGMVVTFGPTGLTTEVKSVEMHHESLLEALPGDNVGFNVKNVAVKDLKRGFVASNSKDDPAKEAANFTSQVIIMNHPGQIGNGYAPVLDCHTSHIAVKFAELVTKIDRRSGKELEALPKFLKNGDAGIVKMIPTKPMVVETFATYPPLGRFAVRDMRQTVAVGVIKGVEKKDPTGAKVTKAAIKKK from the exons ATGGGTAAGGAGAAGACTCACATCAACATCGTGGTCATTGGCCATGTCGACTCCGGCAAGTCGACCACCACTGGCCATCTGATCTACAAGCTTGGAGGTATTGACAAGCGTGTGATCGAGAGGTTCGAGAAGGAAGCCGCTGAGATGAACAAGCGGTCGTTCAAGTACGCCTGGGTGCTTGACAAGCTGAAGGCCGAGCGTGAGAGGGGTATCACCATTGATATTGCCCTGTGGAAGTTCGAGACCACCAAGTACTACTGCACCGTCATTGATGCCCCTGGTCACCGTGACTTCATCAAGAACATGATTACTGGTACCTCCCAGGCTGACTGTGCTGTGCTCATCATTGACTCCACCACTGGTGGTTTTGAGGCTGGTATCTCCAAGGATGGCCAGACCCGTGAGCACGCCCTCCTTGCTTTCACtcttggagtgaagcagatgatctGCTGCTGCAACAAG ATGGATGCCACCACTCCTAAGTACTCGAAGGCTCGTTATGAGGAAATTGTCAAGGAAGTCTCTTCGTACCTGAAGAAGGTTGGCTACAACCCTGACAAGGTTCCCTTCGTCCCCATCTCTGGGTTTGAGGGTGACAACATGATTGAGAGGTCCACCAACCTTGACTGGTACAAGGGCCCTACCCTTCTTGAGGCTCTTGACCAGATCAACGAGCCCAAGAGGCCCTCAGACAAGCCCCTGCGTCTTCCCCTTCAGGATGTTTACAAGATTGGTGGCATTGGAACTGTGCCTGTTGGCCGTGTTGAGACTGGTGTCATCAAGCCTGGTATGGTTGTTACCTTTGGTCCCACTGGTCTGACAACTGAGGTCAAGTCTGTTGAGATGCACCACGAGTCTCTGCTGGAGGCGCTTCCTGGTGACAACGTCGGCTTCAATGTCAAGAACGTTGCTGTTAAGGATCTGAAGCGTGGGTTTGTTGCATCCAACTCCAAGGATGACCCTGCCAAGGAGGCGGCCAACTTCACCTCCCAGGTCATCATCATGAACCACCCTGGTCAGATCGGTAACGGCTATGCCCCAGTGCTGGACTGCCACACCTCCCACATTGCTGTCAAGTTTGCTGAGCTGGTGACCAAGATCGACAGGCGATCTGGTAAGGAGCTGGAGGCGCTGCCCAAGTTCCTCAAGAATGGTGACGCCGGTATCGTGAAgatgattcccaccaagcccaTGGTTGTGGAGACCTTCGCCACCTACCCTCCTCTTGGCCGCTTTGCTGTGCGTGATATGAGACAAACGGTTGCTGTTGGTGTCATCAAGGGCGTGGAGAAGAAGGACCCCACCGGTGCCAAGGTTACCAAGGCTGCCATCAAGAAGAAATGA